TTTTTTATCTTCAATGAATATGGCATTAACCCACACATTGATTACCACTAAAAATGCACCCACAACAACTAAGGCATTAATAAAGGTAGCAATATAGTTAAAAACTGGATGGCCGCTACTTAAGTGCATAATGACACGAATCAGTGAAACGAGTAGAACCAATAAGGTAAAGGAGTAAATTGCTGCATTTGTATAATCAAAATAAGTACTAAAAATTTGATTTCCAGAAAATTGGAAATGAATAAGCACCGCAATAAGGCTAATCCAAAGAGAAGAAATAACATACTGAATAGCTTTTCTTTTAATTCCAATAATTAAATGCACTAAAGCAATTAATGGGAAAAAATATTGAATAACTTGGGCCAGCGTGTACATTAAGTTCATTTCTTAAATTAAAGCTTATTTTTCCTAGATTTACATAGTTATATCAGGATTTTAAAGTGTTGGCTAGACGTGTGATTAAAAGAAATATGGGCTGGTTTTGTTAAGGTTGCCTGCAACCAAACTACAGTTTTTGTCTAATTAAAATAATATATGGCTGCGTTGGATACGTTGTAGATTTAATCATTTCATCTGGAAGAACGATTTTTCGTACACCAAAAGCATTCTTAATGCCTGCTAGATAGTCTAGTGGGTTAATCAAATCGGGAGTGTAGCCTAGGTTATTACGAGCTCTATTAATTGGTGCCCTCGGATGCAAGCTTCCAATCCATAAAGGCTTGTTTGATTTTGATAAATTATAATTTGACTCCCAAACTCTTAATTCTAAAGTTAAATTAGATTTACTATCCGTATAAACCATACTTAATGAAGGAGCTTTATTTTCATATAACTGCGTTAACAAGGGCAATTTAATATTAGTTGGTTGACTGTTTATCCACGTAAGTAAATTAGAAAAAAATGACTCTGTATGAGGGATCCATCCTTTTTGGGCCAGATGTTCTTCAAGAACCGCGAGATCTCCAGCGTATTCAATATTAAATAAGCTAATTCTTTTCCCAATTCGATTCAGTCTATAAATTGGTAATGTTGGTTTTTTTTGACTCCACCAAGCTGCTTCGTCGAGAACAAATTCCTTATGATACGGAGTGTGGTTATACGAAAGGGTCTGAAAATTAACGTAAGTAGAAATTAGGGTTCCCAAGAGGGTACATGCAAAAAGAGACAAAATCATGTAAACCGCTTTGTTTACTGTAATTGGCTGCATAGACCACCTTCTATAAAGAAGACTACAAAATAAACCGATGGTTGCTCCGGCAAGATAAGAGGCTAGTACGTCAGTTAACCAATAGTCGCCCAAGTAAAGAGCCCCAAATCCACTTAAGGCAAGAATACTAAATACAAAAGTTCTTAGCGTGTTGGTGAATGGGGAATAGATCCTATTAATGTAAAATAGAATGAATCCGTAAAAAGCAGAGGCCACGAGAATATGTGCTGCCGGATAGGAGGAGCCGGGCATGAGAACTAATAATCCGGGTGGTCTTGGGGTATATATAAAATGAGAAAGTATAAAAACTACTAAAACACTGAAAAGAATTAAGCCACTACTATAAATTATCGCTTTATAATTCTTGCTATAAATAAACCAGCAACAGCTGGC
Above is a genomic segment from Legionella lytica containing:
- a CDS encoding bifunctional DedA family/phosphatase PAP2 family protein — encoded protein: MSLFVDYVAPLKDWLQHYPHWALFITFLISLAESLAIIGSIVPGSVTMTAIGMLAGSGAMRIDLTLIAATLGAIAGDSLSYTLGYVYSDRLTEIWPFKKYPSWLKYGKDFFEMHGGKSVLIGRFVGPLRSIIPVIAGIMHMPQWRFLIANFLSAVGWSLLYVMPGVVIGAASHELSVDSATHLFVIILILLGVLWLLSLMIKWLVMKLSNFFKSNLHSFWLNRLKRKSLFSPLARAITPKSEKNHDTTASLVLITLFCFSGFIIFTGLTLQGQWLNVINTPTHLFIQSFHSLVLAAFFIFCTQLTSTITIGCLFIASCCWFIYSKNYKAIIYSSGLILFSVLVVFILSHFIYTPRPPGLLVLMPGSSYPAAHILVASAFYGFILFYINRIYSPFTNTLRTFVFSILALSGFGALYLGDYWLTDVLASYLAGATIGLFCSLLYRRWSMQPITVNKAVYMILSLFACTLLGTLISTYVNFQTLSYNHTPYHKEFVLDEAAWWSQKKPTLPIYRLNRIGKRISLFNIEYAGDLAVLEEHLAQKGWIPHTESFFSNLLTWINSQPTNIKLPLLTQLYENKAPSLSMVYTDSKSNLTLELRVWESNYNLSKSNKPLWIGSLHPRAPINRARNNLGYTPDLINPLDYLAGIKNAFGVRKIVLPDEMIKSTTYPTQPYIILIRQKL
- a CDS encoding type I secretion system protein LssZ encodes the protein MYTLAQVIQYFFPLIALVHLIIGIKRKAIQYVISSLWISLIAVLIHFQFSGNQIFSTYFDYTNAAIYSFTLLVLLVSLIRVIMHLSSGHPVFNYIATFINALVVVGAFLVVINVWVNAIFIEDKKPGTPVMQVALFNKPSYCDYKYVFYKVMPDDTVMYLCPNYYGLVASVGHLATSPSFVTTQLHLLSTKAAKPEKSK